The following nucleotide sequence is from Austwickia chelonae.
GAGCGTCCAGTAGAGACAGATGACCAGACCGGCCACCGAGTAGAGCTGCACCCCGAGCATGGCGTCCCCGAAGAGCAGCCCGGCTCCGAGCGCGGGGATCCGTACTCCTGCTTCGAGGCAGGAGATGACGAAAAGCCTGCGAACCCGGTTCTTCACCGTCGCATAACCCGACAGCGGCATCGACACGAAACTGAACATGAGCCACGGGGCGAGGCATGCCGAGATGTATCCCGCAGTCTCCCACTGCGTTCCCCAGCTGGGCACGATCAGGAAGGCTTCTCTGGACAGCAGGGCCACCGGGACGAAGATCACTGCGGCGATCCCGAGAAGCGCCGTCGCCAGGCGCACCATCTGCCCCGAGGTGTCCTGAGCCGTACGTTCCATGGCCGCGAAACGGACGTAGAAGACGCTGGCGACCGCTTGGCCGAGCAGGGCCACCGGGGCGGAGAGCAGGCGCTGACTGAAATTGAACTGCCCCGCGAAGTCGACCCCGTAGAAAGCACTGATCAGCGGGCTGACCGCGCCGACGGTGACCGCATTGGCCAGAGCCGGCAGGAGGATCCACACCGGGAACTGCCGCCAGGCGGAGACCAGCCCCCACTGCATCCGGCCCCGCAGCGGCAAGCCGCTGCGACGCAACATCATGCCCGCCGAAAGCAGCCGTCCGGCACCGTAGCCGACGCCCAGCCCGGCACCGGCGAGACCAGGCCAGGCCAGTCCGACCTGTGCCGCGCTCGTCAGCGCCGTACCGGACACGTTCGCGTCGCTCATCGCACGGAACTGTTGACGGCGGGACTGGTAGGAACGCAAGGTCTGGAAAGCGGCGATCGACCACACCACGAAGGGCACGGCCACCAAGGACAGCCGGTACTCCGGCGGCGCCCAGCCCGTCACCACCACCAGCAGGCACAGCGGGATCAATGCCGCAGAGACCAGGGTGGCGATGCCGAGCGTCAAACGGCCCAGGTCGTCGGCCTCGGACTGTTCCCCGGCCAGCGGGATGGCCATCTCCAGCCGAAGGGTCGCCGCCATCGCGATGATGGTCGCGCAGGAGACGACTTCACCGAAACGACCCCAGTCCCCGGGGGTGTAGAGACTCCCGCAGATCCATTGGGTCACGAACTGCAGCACCATGACGACGGCGGTGCCCCCACCGAGCTGGGCGACCTGCCGACCGGCGCCGCCCTCCCCGAACCTGGTCAACCGGACGAGCTTGCCCCGCAGGGACGACGGCTCCTCACCCGAGCTGTCACCGGCCGGGTCGGTGTGGGAACTGGCATTCACACGCCGACCCTAGAGGAGAGTCGTCGCGGCGGAGAATCCAGTGCGAACCCAGCAAAATGCGCATGTTCTGAGGGCCTCAGTCGAGCTCGACGACCCGGTTCTCGGCCGCGCTGAGCCGGGCTGCATCGATGACGGCGAGGGTGTGCACGGCGTCGGCCGGGTCGACGGGCATCGCCGCCTGCACCACCGGATAGCCACCGGTCGAGTTCAGGGCGCGGCCCAGCTGGCGGTAGAAGTCGGCGGGGCCGCCGGGCGGAAGAGGCACGGCTCGACGCTGGTCGCCGGTGGCGAGGAAACCGGCGTGTCCGGGGGCATCCCGCAGGTCCGGCCAGTGGCAGCCTTCGTCGGAGTCGTCCCACAGGTAACCGGCGCGGGTACCGGTCGCCCGCAGTCGCGGGCCGGGTGCGGCAGCGAGGGAGGAGGCCGTCAGCGTGGACCGTCCGCCTGCGGCATGTCGGCAGTGCAGGACGGCGTCGTCCTCCGCGACGGTGGTCACCGTGTCGAGCTGGGCGTACACACTGCTCACCGGCCCCAGGGCTTGGGCGGCGGTGTCGATGACATGGCTGCCCAGGTCGAGCAGGATGCCGCCGCCTTCGTGCCAGGGTGTCTGCTCCCGCCAGCGTTGTTTCGGCACCGGACGCCACCGTTCGTAACGGATCTCGACGTGGCGCAGCTTCCCCAGCGGGCCGGTCTCACCGGCGGCGAGCAGACCGGTCAGTGCACGGGCACCGGTGTCATATCTGCGATTCTGGAAGACGGTCAACGGCACCTGCGCGGCACGGGCGTATGCCACCACAGCGGCGGCAGTGTCCGCATCGCAGGCCAGGGGTTTGTCGATGACACAGGGCACCCCGGCGTCGACGACAGCCCGCACGTGGTCGGCGTGTCTCCCGGTCGGGGTCACGAGCACGACGGCATCGGCGCCGATGTCGGGCAGCCCGGCGAGCAGGGCGTCCAGATCAGGGACGACTCGGGCCTCAGGCAGGTCCTCCCGGACGAGCGCAGCCCGTTGTGGTGAGGAGGTCGCGACCGCGACGATCCGCCCACCGGCTTCGTGGATGAGCGGTGCGTGCAGAGTTCGGCCGTAGACATATCCGGCGAGAGCGATACGCATCGTCTCAGCTTGGCAGGTGTTTCCGGGCGACCGCTGTTCCTGTGCACGGCTCGCCACGCAGTCCGGCGGCCGACCGCGGCACCTGCGGCCCGGTCCCGACGAGCGCGGCCAGACAGCCGCCCTCCCGCCTCCTGCGTGGCGAGTACCACGCAGCGGTAACCCCTTTCGTGGCCTGTCGAGCTATAGCGTGACCGATATGACCACTCACATCGTCGCGATGGGCGGCGGCGGCTTCTCCACCTCGGAGGGATATGTCGCGACCGGTCTCGACAGGTACATCCTGTCGTTGACGGCTGCGAGCAACCCGTTGGTGTGCTTCGTGCCGACCGCCTCAGGAGACAACGGCCTCTACGTGTCCCGGTTCATGAATGCCTACAGCCGCAGCCGAGCCCGCACCAGCGTGTTGACCCTGTGGGAAGGCGCCGCCGATTCGTTGGCCCGGCTGGACGAGGTGGACGTCTTCCTCGTCGGCGGAGGCAATACGGTCAACATGATGGCGCTGTGGGCAGCCCATGGCGTGTCCCGCAAATTGCAGAGCATCGCCGCGGACCCCGGCCGGGACGTCGTCCTCGCCGGAGTAGGCGCCGGCGGGGCCGCCTGGTTCGAAGCCTGCGCCACCGACGGGTACGGCACCGGGGTCACCCCCTTCCCGCACGGGCTCGGATTACTCCCCGGTTCGTTCTGCCCGCACTTCGACGGCGAAGCCGAACGCCGCCCCCGCTTCACCG
It contains:
- a CDS encoding Type 1 glutamine amidotransferase-like domain-containing protein, translated to MTTHIVAMGGGGFSTSEGYVATGLDRYILSLTAASNPLVCFVPTASGDNGLYVSRFMNAYSRSRARTSVLTLWEGAADSLARLDEVDVFLVGGGNTVNMMALWAAHGVSRKLQSIAADPGRDVVLAGVGAGGAAWFEACATDGYGTGVTPFPHGLGLLPGSFCPHFDGEAERRPRFTEYVDTGQLPAGWGADNGAGLHFVDGQLEGCYAERSDATVYRVDQTENGARVTPQESSLLGE
- a CDS encoding Gfo/Idh/MocA family protein; this encodes MRIALAGYVYGRTLHAPLIHEAGGRIVAVATSSPQRAALVREDLPEARVVPDLDALLAGLPDIGADAVVLVTPTGRHADHVRAVVDAGVPCVIDKPLACDADTAAAVVAYARAAQVPLTVFQNRRYDTGARALTGLLAAGETGPLGKLRHVEIRYERWRPVPKQRWREQTPWHEGGGILLDLGSHVIDTAAQALGPVSSVYAQLDTVTTVAEDDAVLHCRHAAGGRSTLTASSLAAAPGPRLRATGTRAGYLWDDSDEGCHWPDLRDAPGHAGFLATGDQRRAVPLPPGGPADFYRQLGRALNSTGGYPVVQAAMPVDPADAVHTLAVIDAARLSAAENRVVELD
- a CDS encoding lipopolysaccharide biosynthesis protein translates to MNASSHTDPAGDSSGEEPSSLRGKLVRLTRFGEGGAGRQVAQLGGGTAVVMVLQFVTQWICGSLYTPGDWGRFGEVVSCATIIAMAATLRLEMAIPLAGEQSEADDLGRLTLGIATLVSAALIPLCLLVVVTGWAPPEYRLSLVAVPFVVWSIAAFQTLRSYQSRRQQFRAMSDANVSGTALTSAAQVGLAWPGLAGAGLGVGYGAGRLLSAGMMLRRSGLPLRGRMQWGLVSAWRQFPVWILLPALANAVTVGAVSPLISAFYGVDFAGQFNFSQRLLSAPVALLGQAVASVFYVRFAAMERTAQDTSGQMVRLATALLGIAAVIFVPVALLSREAFLIVPSWGTQWETAGYISACLAPWLMFSFVSMPLSGYATVKNRVRRLFVISCLEAGVRIPALGAGLLFGDAMLGVQLYSVAGLVICLYWTLWVMRLAGASRWTSWRVVAFPLMVIILAWVFAMSGWEHLGQDTYVLGSILFSVVAAVLGGVGVMRALRG